The following DNA comes from Janthinobacterium sp. TB1-E2.
CGCCAGATGGCGTCGATGCCGGCATTGCCACCGTCCGGCGTCTTGCCGAACACGAGTTCCCCGTTGCCGGGTTCCAGCAAAATCAAATCCATGACGAGCTCCTCCGCTTGATGTCAGCTGCCGCCGTGCGACAGGCAGCCCTTGAGCCGATGTGGCCGGGTCCAGCCCGCTTCGCTGGCGTGGTCGACAAAACAGATGGCTAGCTGCGCAAAGCCTGGCGAGGTGAAATACATGCCGGCCGTGGCGCTTTGCCGCTCGCGGGTGATGAACCACAGGGCGTCGCCATGCGCCAGGCCAAAACTGGCCACGCGGTGCACCAGCAAGTCGGCGCTGCCGCGCTGCACGATGGCCACCCGCACGTCGGCTTCGCCCATGTTGTTGGTCTGATAGATGCGCGCCACTTTCCTGACCCCAGTTTCAATCGTGCCTGCGACTATACACCGATTAAGTTGCCTAAACACAAGCATAAATTGCGCCGAAATAAATTTTTTTGCATCACTGCATCCAAACGCGGGCACGGCGAGTAGTACAGGGGTGCGCTCGCCGCAACGGCGGCATGAGCTGCACCTCCACTCACTCTATCGGGACCACGACCATGTCACCACTGCCAACCTTGCCATACGCCAAGCTGCTGCTTGTTTCCGCCGTCGCCATGACCTTGTCCGCTTGCGGCGGCGGCAGCGACCACGACGATGTCGTCGTCACACCACCGCCGCCCGTGGTGGTGGCTGGCGACGTCTTCGTGCTCACCGCCAGCAACAAGCTGCTGTCGTTCGACCGCGCCACGCCGGCCACCATCCGCACCACGGCGACAGTGACGGGCCTGCAGGCCGGCGAAAACCTGCTGGGCATCGATTTCCGTCCCGCCGATGGCCAGCTGTATGGCGTCGGCAGCACGGGCCGCATCTACACCCTGAATGGCGTGACGGGCGCCGCCACCGTCAAAGCCACCCTGGCGGCCGACGCTGGCGACGCGACAGCGCCTTTCACGGCGCTGGCCGGCACGGAGTTCGGCGTCGACTTCAACCCGGTCGCCGACCGCCTGCGCATCGTCAGCAACACGGGGCAGAGCCTGCGCATCAATGTCGACACGGGCGCGACCACGACAGATGGCAATATCAACGGCGGCGCAGCGAGTACGGCCATCACGGCGGCCGCCTATACCAACAGCTTTGCCGGCACGGCCAGCACCACTTTATTTGTCATCGATGGGGCCAACGCCACCCTGTACACGCAAAATCCGCCGAACAACGGCACCCTGGCCAGCGCCGTGCCGCTGGGCGTGGCGGCCACCGGCGTGGCCGGCTTCGACATCGATGCGCGCACGAATACGGGCTACGCCGTC
Coding sequences within:
- a CDS encoding DUF6150 family protein encodes the protein MARIYQTNNMGEADVRVAIVQRGSADLLVHRVASFGLAHGDALWFITRERQSATAGMYFTSPGFAQLAICFVDHASEAGWTRPHRLKGCLSHGGS